Proteins co-encoded in one Enterobacter sp. R4-368 genomic window:
- the garL gene encoding 2-dehydro-3-deoxyglucarate aldolase has protein sequence MNNDIFPNKFKAALAAQQIQIGCWSALGSHISTEVLGLAGFDWLLLDGEHAPNDVLTFVPQLMALKGSVSAPVVRVPTNDPVIIKRLLDIGFYNFLIPFVETEEEAVNAVAATRYPPEGIRGVSVSHRANMFGTVPDYFRQSNANITILVQIESQAGVDNLDAILATDGVDGVFVGPSDLAATLGYIGNAAHPEVQRTIQHIFARAKAHNKPSGILAPVEADARRYLEWGATVVAVGSDLGVFRSATQKLADTFKK, from the coding sequence ATGAATAACGATATCTTCCCAAACAAATTCAAGGCCGCGCTGGCGGCGCAACAGATTCAAATCGGTTGTTGGTCTGCGCTGGGTAGTCATATCAGCACTGAAGTTCTGGGCCTGGCGGGTTTTGACTGGCTGTTACTGGACGGCGAACACGCCCCAAACGACGTGCTCACTTTTGTACCGCAATTAATGGCATTAAAGGGCAGCGTTAGCGCGCCGGTGGTGCGGGTTCCGACCAACGATCCGGTGATTATCAAACGCCTGCTGGATATCGGTTTCTATAACTTCCTGATCCCGTTTGTCGAAACCGAAGAAGAAGCGGTAAACGCCGTGGCAGCGACCCGCTATCCGCCGGAAGGCATTCGCGGTGTCTCTGTTTCGCACCGCGCCAATATGTTCGGCACCGTGCCGGATTATTTTCGCCAGTCCAACGCCAACATCACGATTCTGGTGCAGATCGAAAGCCAGGCGGGGGTGGATAACCTCGATGCCATTCTGGCAACCGACGGCGTAGACGGCGTGTTTGTTGGCCCGAGCGATCTGGCCGCCACGCTGGGTTACATCGGCAATGCCGCGCACCCGGAAGTACAGCGCACCATTCAACACATTTTTGCGCGCGCCAAAGCGCACAACAAACCGAGCGGTATTCTGGCGCCGGTTGAAGCCGACGCACGCCGCTACCTCGAATGGGGCGCGACCGTGGTAGCCGTTGGCAGCGACCTTGGCGTGTTCCGCTCAGCCACGCAGAAGCTGGCCGACACCTTTAAGAAATAA